The following proteins are encoded in a genomic region of Triticum dicoccoides isolate Atlit2015 ecotype Zavitan chromosome 1B, WEW_v2.0, whole genome shotgun sequence:
- the LOC119349776 gene encoding probable NOT transcription complex subunit VIP2 gives MNVGGGQAFRSGMNMGGTIQGLSSNLATSGNRNYVPRNPALGPRITNIVRRSNIGINISSGGLSVPIISSHIDFRVNAASGRLNVQGSNRMMNGLILQGMPDGAIGLMLKLIYSPKLLQSGTQIYFRELLPKTNPLLFFAPIGQEMRAILFTGCSLDRFFLWILWLPDVLSLWIGMKVVKHFH, from the exons ATGAATGTTGGTGGAGGTCAAGCATTTAGAAGTGGAATGAATATGGGTGGTACCATTCAAGGTTTATCCTCAAACTTGGCCACCAGTGGTAATCGAAATTATGTTCCTAGAAACCCAGCTTTGGGTCCACGTATTACAAACATTGTGCGCAGAAGTAACATTGGAATAAATATAAGCTCTGGTGGGTTGTCGGTGCCGATTATCTCATCACACATCGATTTTAGGGTCAATGCTGCAAGTGGAAGACTAAATGTGCAAGGATCCAACAGGATGATGAATGGCCTTATTCTGCAAG GTATGCCTGATGGAGCGATTGGGTTGATGCTGAAGCTGATATACTCCCCTAAGTTGCTCCAATCAGGAACGCAGATATACTTCCGTGAGTTGCTCCCCAAAACCAATCCCTTGCTCTTCTTTGCACCAATCGGACAAGAGATGCGAGCCATCCTTTTTACTGGATGTTCTCTTGATCGTTTCTTCCTATGGATTTTGTGGTTGCCAGATGTTCTCTCACTGTGGATTGGTATGAAGGTTGTAAAACATTTTCATTAG